The segment AAAAGCCGCTGAGCGTGGCCGACCTGCGCGAGGTGCTGGCAGGCGCCGCCGAGCGCCACCGCGAGCGCCACCGCGAGCGCACCCTGCGCCAGCACCGGCTGATGGCGATCGACGAGACCCTGGCCTTCCTGGCGCATGAGCTGAATACCCCGCTGGCTGCCATCGCCAACTTTGCCCACGGCATCCGCGGACGTGTCGCCGGCGAGTACAGTGCGCAGCGCCAGGCCGAGATCGGCCAGGCGGCCAGCGCCATGTACGACAACGCCCAGTATTGCCTGGCGGTGCTGTCGTCGTTCCTGCAGTCGGTGCGCAACAGTGCCGGCAGCACGCCGGCGCGGCCCGATGCCGGCGCCGAGGTCAGCGCCGGCTCGCTGGTCACTTCGCTGCTGGACAGCTACCCGTTCGCAGGCGACCAGCGCAGCTGGGTGCAGGTGGAGATGCACGGCGATTTCCCGGTGCAGACGCTGCCCAACTGCGTGGCGCTGGTGCTCTCCTCGGTGATGAGCAACGCGCTGCGGGCGCTGGGCAGTGTCGGCACGCCGGCGTTGCGCTTTGTGGTGGTGGCGCAGCCGCGCCCGGAAATCCGCATCTGCGACAACGGGCCGGGGATTGCGCCGGAAGTGATGGAGCGGTTGCTGGTCGACCCTGTCACCACCCACGCCAGTGCCGGCGGCAGCGGCCTGGGCATGATTTTCTGCAACCGCGTCATGCAGTCGTTTGGCGGCGGCATCCGGATCGAATCCGCATCCGGTGCCGGCACGACGGTGACGCTGGACTTTCCAAGTTTCAAGAGTCGAAAGCATAGGAGTGACCGATGACCGAACCGAATGCCACGCAGGCACCACCCCCGGCGATTCTGTTCGTCGATGACGAAGCGACTGCAGTCAAGTATTTCCAGCGTGCCATCGGGGCGCTGGCACCGGTGGCCACCGGCGGCTCCGTTGAAGAGGGCAAGGCCTTGCTCGACGCCCACGCAGACAGCCTTGCGGTGCTGGTGTCGGACCAGCGCATGCCGGGCGAGTATGGCAACGAACTGCTGCGCTACGCGCGCGAGCGCTACCCGCATATCGTGCGCATCCTGACCACCGCGTATTCGGAGCTCGACCAGACCGTCGAGGCGGTCAACCAGGGGCAGATCCACCGCTACATCAAGAAGCCGTGGGACATCACCGCGCTGCGCATGGAGCTGAAGCAGGCGCTGGAACTGGCCGGCCTGCGCAAGGAACGCGACCAGCTGCTGCGCGAGAAGCTGTCCGTGCTGCAGACCCAGACCGTGGCCTCGCGCATCGGCATGGTGCATGCGCTGTGCGCCAGCCTGATCGGGCCGGGCCGTTTCCAGCCGGTGGAGACCTACCTCGCGGCGGTCGACCTGGCCGGCGCGGGCAGCGTCGAGCCGGACTGGCAGCGCATGGACTACGCCGACCTGGTGCGGGCCGAGGCCGAGCGCAGCGGCAGCTTCGGCCATGCCGTCGGCACGCGCCTGGCGGGCCTGCGCAGCGCCAACGCGGGCAAGGGGGCGGCCGATGCCGTCGCGGTAATCGCCGACGCGCTGGGCAGCGAGGTGGTGCGCCGCGATGGCGATACCGTGGTCTGGACCGCGCCGGCCACGTTGGCCGAGTACCTGGTGCAGCCGGTGGGCGCGCCGGTGTCTGCCGCGCATGCGGCGTGGCTGGCCAGCCTGCTGTGGCTGGACGAGGCCGGCGGTGCGCTGCAGTTTGCGCGCGATGGCGACGCCATCCTGTGCCGTGCCGGCCAGCGTACCGAGTTCTTCGCGGCCGACCGGCTGGCGGCGTGGATCGAGCGCTTTGCCGAGCAACGTTGACATGGAGCCGGGCTGTAGCCGGTGAGGTGCAGGCTGACATGGCAAGCAAGACGATCGGTGCGGCCGCTGCCGTAGCCGCCAGGCGCAGGGGGCGGCCCGCGCGCTCCGCGCAGAACGTCGATACGCAGCGCGCAGCGATTGTCGAGGCGGCTCGAACCATCCTGGTTTCCGCGGGACTCGAGGCAGCGTCCGCCAGGCGGATCGCGTTGGCGGCCGGCATCGCCCCGGCGACCCTCTATCTGTATTTCGAGAACATCGAAGTCCTTTACGCCGCGGTGCTGGGCGAGTCCCTGCTCCAGTTGCAGCAATACGTGCGCGCGGCCACCGGCGATGTCCCGCCCCCGGCAAAGCCCGCCGGCGACGCAACGCCGGCGCGGGCCCGCGCCGCGGCATCACGCGACATTCGCCCGAAGGGATCTGGTTCAAGGAGTATGCCGAGCGCTACGGTCTTGCCGCCGCCGTGGAATGGCGCGATTCCGGCCGCCCCATCCCCGAGCCCGAGCCGGGACAGGACCGCGAGCCGCTGATGCCGGCCCCGCCCGCGGGAGCGCGCTCACGCTGGTCAGGCCAGGCATAACACCGGCCGGCCGCGGAAAAAAACAAAGGCGCCCGGGGCGCCTTTGTTTTCGTGGGCGGCAAGCCGTCAGGCCTGCGCGCCGTAGTTGGGGTCGTTGCGGTCGGTCGAGTCGGACTTCTTCTCGCCCTTGACCAGATCCTCGCGCTTGACGCCCAGCCACATCGCCAGCGCCGCGGCCACGAACACCGACGAGTAGATGCCGAACAAGATGCCGACCGTCAGTGCCAGGGCAAAGTAGTGCAGCGTGGGGCCACCGAAGAAGAACATCGACAGCACCATCATCTGGGTCGAGCCGTGGGTGATGATGGTGCGCGAGATGGTGCTGGTGATCGCGTTGTCGATGATCTCGTGGGTGCTCATCTTGCGGAACTTGCGGAAGTTCTCGCGGATCCGGTCGAAGATCACCACCGATTCGTTGACCGAATAGCCCAGCACCGCCAGGATCGCCGCCAGCACCGACAGCGAGAATTCCCACTGGAAGTAGGCGAAGAAGCCCAGGATGATGACCACGTCGTGCAGGTTGGCGATGATGCCCGCCACCGCGAACTTCCATTCGAAGCGGAACGACAGGTAGATCACGATGCCGGCCACCACGCACAGCAGCGCGAGCAGGCCGTCGGTGGCCAGTTCCTTGCCCACCTGCGGGCCGACGAACTCCACCCGTTGCAGCTTCACGTCAGGCGAGGCCGCCTGCAGCGAGGCCATCACCTGCTCGCTCTGCTGGGCCGAGGTGACGGGCTTGCCGTCCGCGCCCTTCTGCAGCGGCAGGCGGATCATCACGTCGCGCGAGGTGCCGAAATTCTGCACCTGCACGTCGGTATAGCCCAGCTTGCCCACCTGGCCGCGGATCTTTTCCAGGTCGGCGGTCTGCTGGTAGCTGACTTCCATCACCGTGCCGCCGGTGAATTCGATCGAC is part of the Cupriavidus necator genome and harbors:
- a CDS encoding hybrid sensor histidine kinase/response regulator produces the protein MSEAKQARLAVLYVDDEEMARKYFARAAGSDYEVLVADSADEALAVLRADPARVAVLVTDFRMPGRDGGQLLRQVAQEYPQIVRILVTAYADKDVLLETVNSGEVFRILEKPLSVADLREVLAGAAERHRERHRERTLRQHRLMAIDETLAFLAHELNTPLAAIANFAHGIRGRVAGEYSAQRQAEIGQAASAMYDNAQYCLAVLSSFLQSVRNSAGSTPARPDAGAEVSAGSLVTSLLDSYPFAGDQRSWVQVEMHGDFPVQTLPNCVALVLSSVMSNALRALGSVGTPALRFVVVAQPRPEIRICDNGPGIAPEVMERLLVDPVTTHASAGGSGLGMIFCNRVMQSFGGGIRIESASGAGTTVTLDFPSFKSRKHRSDR
- a CDS encoding TetR/AcrR family transcriptional regulator, with protein sequence MASKTIGAAAAVAARRRGRPARSAQNVDTQRAAIVEAARTILVSAGLEAASARRIALAAGIAPATLYLYFENIEVLYAAVLGESLLQLQQYVRAATGDVPPPAKPAGDATPARARAAASRDIRPKGSGSRSMPSATVLPPPWNGAIPAAPSPSPSRDRTASR
- a CDS encoding response regulator; this translates as MTEPNATQAPPPAILFVDDEATAVKYFQRAIGALAPVATGGSVEEGKALLDAHADSLAVLVSDQRMPGEYGNELLRYARERYPHIVRILTTAYSELDQTVEAVNQGQIHRYIKKPWDITALRMELKQALELAGLRKERDQLLREKLSVLQTQTVASRIGMVHALCASLIGPGRFQPVETYLAAVDLAGAGSVEPDWQRMDYADLVRAEAERSGSFGHAVGTRLAGLRSANAGKGAADAVAVIADALGSEVVRRDGDTVVWTAPATLAEYLVQPVGAPVSAAHAAWLASLLWLDEAGGALQFARDGDAILCRAGQRTEFFAADRLAAWIERFAEQR
- the secF gene encoding protein translocase subunit SecF, whose amino-acid sequence is MEFFRIRRDIPFMKHALVFNVISFLTFAAAVFFLWHKGLHLSIEFTGGTVMEVSYQQTADLEKIRGQVGKLGYTDVQVQNFGTSRDVMIRLPLQKGADGKPVTSAQQSEQVMASLQAASPDVKLQRVEFVGPQVGKELATDGLLALLCVVAGIVIYLSFRFEWKFAVAGIIANLHDVVIILGFFAYFQWEFSLSVLAAILAVLGYSVNESVVIFDRIRENFRKFRKMSTHEIIDNAITSTISRTIITHGSTQMMVLSMFFFGGPTLHYFALALTVGILFGIYSSVFVAAALAMWLGVKREDLVKGEKKSDSTDRNDPNYGAQA